In one Buchnera aphidicola (Uroleucon sonchi) genomic region, the following are encoded:
- a CDS encoding flagellar hook protein FlgE, producing the protein MSESANGLRVINDSLVLTSSNIANTSTIGYKSSKPVFFDIFSTSVYSKNPVANGVSILRNIQDFSNGTLISTNRDLDIGIANEGFFRVLDSKGDIHYTRNGQFILDNNKNIVNMQGMYLTGYNQKHVNNVFDTSNIEKINLKNAYKLECKPTTEIKFQAYLNSQMNKISNTNNSNDSSADLEAYTNSINIYKKNGEKEKIDISFSKLENNKWQVHVKSNNPDNEAGIDQNFELKFSPNGELTSDSIMNIKSNNSQYSNIKLDLTGTVETKETNNNFEQPSQNGYSRSKLKYFTISPNGEIIGAYENQQNKIIGQILLSKFISPENLRPETGNLWSATAETGTEIIGIAGQSGFGTLVSRSLEMSNVDLNKELINMIVQQRNYQSNVQSFKAEDKMINTLINLR; encoded by the coding sequence ATGTCAGAATCAGCGAATGGATTACGAGTTATTAATGATTCTTTAGTATTGACATCTAGCAACATCGCTAATACATCTACTATAGGATATAAATCTAGTAAACCTGTTTTTTTTGATATATTTTCTACATCAGTATATTCGAAAAATCCTGTTGCTAATGGTGTTAGTATTTTAAGAAATATACAAGATTTTAGTAATGGAACATTAATATCAACTAATCGGGATCTAGATATAGGAATTGCAAACGAAGGATTTTTTCGTGTTTTAGATTCTAAAGGTGACATACATTACACAAGAAATGGTCAATTTATACTGGATAACAACAAAAATATTGTAAATATGCAAGGAATGTATTTAACAGGTTATAATCAAAAACATGTAAATAATGTGTTTGATACATCTAATATAGAAAAAATTAATTTAAAGAATGCGTATAAATTAGAATGCAAACCAACAACTGAAATAAAATTTCAAGCATATTTAAATAGTCAGATGAATAAAATTTCAAATACAAATAATTCTAATGATTCATCAGCTGATTTAGAAGCATATACCAATAGTATTAATATATATAAAAAAAATGGTGAAAAAGAAAAAATTGATATTTCATTTAGTAAACTAGAAAATAATAAATGGCAAGTCCATGTTAAATCAAATAATCCGGATAATGAAGCTGGTATTGATCAAAATTTTGAATTGAAATTTTCTCCAAACGGAGAATTAACGTCTGATAGTATAATGAATATTAAATCTAATAACTCACAATATAGTAATATTAAATTAGATTTAACTGGTACTGTAGAAACAAAAGAAACAAATAATAATTTTGAACAACCTAGTCAAAATGGATATTCTCGAAGCAAATTAAAATATTTTACTATTTCACCTAACGGAGAAATTATTGGAGCATATGAAAACCAACAAAATAAAATAATAGGTCAAATATTATTGTCTAAATTTATCAGCCCTGAAAATCTTCGACCTGAAACTGGCAATTTATGGTCTGCTACTGCTGAAACTGGAACAGAAATAATTGGTATAGCAGGACAATCTGGTTTTGGTACTTTAGTAAGTAGGTCCTTAGAAATGTCTAATGTAGATTTAAATAAAGAATTAATTAACATGATTGTTCAACAACGTAATTATCAATCAAATGTTCAGTCCTTTAAAGCAGAAGATAAAATGATAAATACATTAATTAATTTACGTTAA
- the flgF gene encoding flagellar basal-body rod protein FlgF: MDNSIYESMTAANRLLEKQNIISNNLANISTTGFKEKFIFIIHNDINDDYYNNIREYYNLTSGGLDHTNRNLDVYVKGDGWLVVKDANGKEAYTKNGHLNINQKNQLTIQNHTVVGNNCSIIVPNNGTLNILSNGVIQLIQNYHNHIIKNKIGSLKLVHLPINDLIHKENGLFYLKNNSKKANYNTIKHSNDIRLQSGMLESSNVNSAQNMIELISNARQFEMQMKMISTYNQNAEYANQLININN; this comes from the coding sequence ATGGATAATTCAATATACGAATCTATGACAGCAGCTAATCGACTGTTAGAAAAACAAAATATTATTTCTAATAATTTAGCTAATATTTCTACAACTGGTTTCAAAGAAAAATTTATTTTTATAATACATAATGATATAAACGATGATTATTATAATAATATTCGAGAATATTATAATCTTACTTCAGGGGGGCTAGATCATACCAACAGAAATTTAGACGTATATGTTAAAGGTGACGGTTGGTTAGTCGTAAAAGATGCTAATGGAAAAGAAGCATATACAAAAAACGGTCATTTAAATATTAATCAAAAAAACCAATTAACTATTCAGAATCATACAGTTGTAGGAAACAATTGCAGTATTATTGTTCCAAATAATGGAACTTTAAACATTTTATCTAATGGAGTTATTCAATTAATACAAAATTATCATAATCATATTATTAAAAATAAAATAGGTTCATTAAAATTAGTACATCTACCTATTAATGATTTAATACATAAAGAAAATGGATTATTTTATTTAAAAAATAATAGTAAAAAAGCAAATTACAACACTATTAAACATAGTAATGATATACGTTTACAATCTGGTATGTTAGAATCCAGCAATGTTAATTCTGCACAAAATATGATTGAATTAATCTCAAATGCCAGACAATTTGAAATGCAAATGAAAATGATATCTACATACAATCAAAATGCAGAATATGCAAATCAATTGATAAATATTAACAATTAA
- the flgG gene encoding flagellar basal-body rod protein FlgG gives MMSSLWIAKTGLDAQQINMNVISNNLANVSTNGFKRSRAVFEDLMYQNIHEAGANSSMDTTLPSGLQIGTGVRPVSTERIHSQGNLSKTDSLKDVAINGPGFFQVQLPDGNIAYTRDGSFQLDQNGQLVTNSGFSILPELIIPPNATNINIARDGVVSVITQGQTQPTVIGQLSITNFINNSGLESLGENLYQETLASGAPIDSTPGLNGTGLLYQGYVETSNVNVAEELVNMIQTQRAYEINSKSISTSDQMLQKLSQL, from the coding sequence ATGATGTCTTCTTTATGGATTGCTAAAACTGGACTTGATGCTCAGCAAATTAATATGAACGTTATTTCTAATAACTTAGCTAATGTAAGTACTAATGGATTTAAACGATCTAGAGCAGTTTTTGAAGATTTAATGTATCAAAATATACATGAAGCTGGCGCAAATTCTTCTATGGATACAACATTACCGTCAGGATTACAAATAGGAACCGGAGTAAGACCAGTATCAACTGAACGAATTCATAGTCAAGGAAATTTATCTAAAACCGATTCTTTAAAAGATGTTGCAATTAATGGACCAGGTTTTTTTCAAGTACAATTACCGGATGGAAATATCGCGTATACACGTGATGGTTCTTTTCAATTAGATCAAAATGGTCAATTAGTAACAAATAGTGGTTTTTCTATTTTGCCTGAATTAATTATTCCACCTAATGCTACAAACATTAATATAGCACGAGATGGCGTGGTTAGCGTAATTACACAAGGACAAACACAGCCTACTGTTATAGGTCAATTAAGCATAACAAATTTTATTAATAATTCTGGATTAGAAAGTTTAGGAGAAAATTTATATCAAGAAACACTAGCATCAGGTGCTCCAATTGATAGCACTCCTGGTTTAAATGGAACAGGATTATTGTACCAAGGATACGTAGAAACTTCTAATGTGAATGTAGCTGAAGAATTAGTTAATATGATTCAAACACAACGAGCATATGAAATAAATAGTAAATCTATTAGTACATCGGATCAAATGTTACAAAAACTATCACAATTATAA
- a CDS encoding flagellar basal body L-ring protein FlgH yields MIKLFISKIKYYCAIVVLLTLQSCANFEQHNPLVGNIKTAVSPNIWPKFNNGSLFQEITPVNYGYQALFEDHRPHNIGDTVTVVLQENISASNSSFSDISRHGHTNLGMKINPGQWNSIFGLNFNDDATGLDAIGGNNFHGIGNNSAKNHFTGLITATVQSVLPNGNLRIIGKKQVSINNGTEFIRFSGVINPNNINKNNFIISTNIADARIEYFSRGNINHVQKMGWFQRLLLKISPI; encoded by the coding sequence GTGATAAAGTTATTTATTTCTAAAATTAAATACTATTGTGCTATTGTTGTTTTATTAACATTGCAAAGCTGTGCTAATTTTGAACAACATAATCCATTAGTAGGAAATATTAAAACTGCTGTTTCTCCGAATATTTGGCCTAAATTTAATAATGGTTCTCTATTTCAGGAAATAACGCCAGTAAATTATGGGTATCAAGCACTATTTGAAGATCATCGTCCACATAATATTGGAGATACAGTCACTGTAGTATTACAAGAAAATATCAGTGCCAGTAATAGTTCATTTTCAGATATAAGTAGACATGGTCATACGAATTTAGGTATGAAAATTAACCCTGGACAGTGGAATTCTATATTCGGTTTAAATTTTAACGATGATGCGACTGGATTAGATGCAATAGGTGGAAATAATTTTCATGGTATAGGCAATAATTCAGCTAAAAATCATTTTACTGGTTTAATTACAGCCACTGTACAATCAGTTTTACCTAATGGTAATTTAAGAATTATTGGAAAAAAACAAGTATCTATTAACAACGGCACTGAATTTATTCGTTTTTCAGGTGTGATTAACCCTAATAATATAAATAAAAATAATTTTATTATATCTACTAACATTGCTGATGCACGAATTGAATATTTTAGTCGTGGAAATATAAATCACGTTCAAAAAATGGGATGGTTTCAAAGATTGTTATTAAAAATATCTCCTATATAA
- a CDS encoding flagellar basal body P-ring protein FlgI, with product MYKQIFLLMKLIFLIFISFSSFLHAEKIRDLTSIQGIRDNQLIGYGLIVGLDGTGDQSTQIPFTNQSLSNMLSQLGISISKNTNMHLKNVAAVIVTANLPPFGHTGEQIDVVVSSMGNAKSLKGGMLLMTPLKGADNKIYAIAQGNVFVSDKYNNKNQRQFMHNNQVNSGKIHNGAIIEREINTNFGKQKTINLQLNKENFGIAQRISDMINVKYPDTATPIDAKTVQLNTSPNNDIQVHMLSNIQDIDVTLPEQEAKVVVNTRTGSVVINKSVKLRSCVISNSDMSIIIDNIQNEKSNLNLFQSLNINNNFKKNQNNRDYVDNLSLDKDDLNNIVNALNAIGTKTDELMSLLQLMQSAGCLHAKLEVI from the coding sequence ATGTATAAACAAATATTTTTATTGATGAAATTAATTTTTTTGATTTTTATAAGTTTTTCATCATTTTTACATGCTGAAAAAATACGTGACTTAACTAGTATTCAGGGTATTCGAGACAATCAACTAATTGGTTATGGTTTAATCGTAGGTTTAGATGGAACTGGGGATCAATCAACACAAATTCCATTTACTAATCAATCGTTAAGTAATATGTTATCACAATTAGGCATAAGTATATCTAAAAATACTAATATGCATTTAAAAAATGTTGCGGCAGTTATTGTTACCGCAAATTTACCACCATTTGGTCATACAGGAGAACAGATAGATGTTGTAGTCTCATCTATGGGAAATGCCAAAAGTCTTAAAGGAGGTATGTTATTAATGACTCCTTTAAAAGGCGCAGATAATAAGATTTATGCAATTGCTCAAGGAAATGTATTTGTATCAGATAAATATAATAATAAAAATCAACGACAATTTATGCATAATAATCAAGTGAATTCTGGGAAAATTCATAATGGCGCAATCATTGAACGTGAAATTAATACTAATTTTGGAAAACAAAAAACAATTAATTTACAGTTAAATAAAGAAAATTTTGGTATAGCACAACGTATAAGTGATATGATTAATGTTAAATATCCTGATACAGCTACTCCTATTGACGCAAAAACAGTGCAATTGAATACTTCACCAAATAATGATATACAAGTACATATGCTTTCCAATATTCAAGATATAGATGTCACCCTGCCTGAACAAGAGGCAAAAGTTGTAGTTAATACACGTACTGGTTCAGTAGTTATTAATAAATCAGTAAAATTACGATCTTGTGTTATATCTAATAGCGATATGTCTATAATCATTGATAACATACAAAATGAAAAAAGCAATCTAAATTTATTTCAATCATTGAATATAAATAATAATTTTAAGAAAAATCAAAATAATAGAGATTATGTAGATAATTTATCTCTTGATAAAGATGATTTAAATAATATAGTTAATGCACTTAATGCAATAGGCACTAAAACTGATGAATTAATGTCTCTTTTACAACTAATGCAAAGTGCCGGATGTCTTCATGCTAAATTGGAAGTGATTTAA
- a CDS encoding rod-binding protein, which yields MKDELSLLSISNYNTQFVNELKYQIHNNPKKYTVETAKQVESVFIQILLKSMRNTLLKNDLFDSNQSRLYTDIYDQNISEEMSKKGIGLTDIILKQIHMQKNMF from the coding sequence ATGAAAGATGAATTATCACTACTGAGTATATCAAATTACAATACACAATTTGTTAATGAACTCAAATATCAAATACATAATAATCCAAAAAAATATACTGTAGAAACAGCTAAACAAGTAGAAAGTGTATTTATTCAAATATTACTCAAAAGTATGCGTAATACTTTATTAAAAAATGATTTATTTGATAGCAATCAAAGTCGTTTATATACTGATATATATGATCAAAATATATCTGAAGAAATGAGTAAAAAAGGAATAGGATTAACTGATATTATTTTAAAACAAATTCACATGCAAAAAAATATGTTTTAA
- a CDS encoding FlgK family flagellar hook-associated protein, translating to MSTVLNTAISGMNAMKKLIDHTMKKINNPHKNSEVTQIFMENSIQRDNPNAISLQVKEIYDEYNDFITTEKRKTNSQIQNEEMKIEQLLKLEDLLCDKSDLFNTLISDLYNEIKQDMILNHSNAISQNITSKLNDIIFSIKDFNHKLRFLETDLKQSVIDNVKKANALIDAIHDITMDIQYFPISRMHNTINGLIDKRENLVDELNTLVGVKVVKQHNNYAVYLNNGISLIDNNHKQNLMPLTSLSDAQYISIGYVENDYSRPIKIENMISSGILGSLLQFRKEELTNARNKIGQLTVDFANRINQYAELRYSRFENHEKKFFNFSDPETIQSSTNTSSTQTLVRWEDGKHAQATDYIIYFKNNIWTVTRMLDGSIAKHNMYQKDNITSINFDGIQLLIKGEHADGDIYMIKPYSKTLDTLQLSIDTNDPFTLSSVKHTNQLNPKNSEITNQFNIDNLIDHQKKLDQSYQKFSKSISYKDHVLEEKLPFEKSMMKILENKQMNLDNDSDFHFNELNYEQACYLANVKILATAEKIFNEIIDCYS from the coding sequence ATGAGTACTGTATTGAATACCGCTATTTCTGGTATGAATGCAATGAAAAAACTTATTGATCATACTATGAAAAAAATTAATAATCCTCATAAAAATAGTGAAGTTACACAAATTTTTATGGAAAATTCTATACAACGTGATAATCCTAACGCTATTTCATTGCAAGTTAAAGAAATATACGACGAATATAATGATTTTATTACAACAGAAAAACGTAAAACTAATTCTCAGATTCAAAATGAAGAAATGAAAATTGAACAATTACTAAAATTAGAAGATTTGCTATGTGACAAATCTGACTTATTTAATACATTAATTAGTGATTTATACAATGAAATAAAACAAGATATGATCTTGAACCATTCAAATGCAATTAGTCAAAATATTACAAGTAAATTGAATGATATCATTTTTTCAATTAAAGATTTTAATCATAAGTTACGTTTTTTAGAAACAGATCTCAAACAATCTGTAATTGATAATGTCAAAAAAGCTAATGCACTGATTGATGCAATTCATGATATTACTATGGACATACAATATTTTCCTATTTCACGAATGCATAATACAATCAATGGTTTAATTGACAAACGAGAAAATTTAGTTGATGAATTAAATACTTTAGTTGGAGTTAAAGTTGTAAAACAACATAATAATTATGCAGTTTATTTAAATAATGGCATATCTTTAATAGATAATAATCATAAACAAAATTTAATGCCATTAACATCACTATCTGATGCTCAATATATTAGTATAGGATATGTTGAAAATGATTATAGTAGACCAATAAAAATAGAAAATATGATTTCAAGTGGTATTTTAGGGTCTCTTTTGCAATTTCGTAAAGAAGAATTAACAAATGCAAGAAATAAAATAGGACAATTGACAGTTGATTTTGCGAATCGTATAAATCAATATGCTGAATTAAGATATAGCCGTTTTGAAAATCACGAAAAAAAATTTTTTAATTTTAGCGACCCAGAAACAATACAAAGTTCAACTAATACTTCTTCTACTCAGACATTAGTACGTTGGGAAGATGGAAAACATGCACAAGCTACTGATTATATTATATATTTTAAAAATAATATTTGGACTGTGACAAGAATGTTGGATGGTAGTATAGCCAAACATAATATGTATCAAAAAGATAATATTACATCTATAAATTTTGATGGTATTCAATTATTAATTAAAGGTGAACATGCTGATGGTGATATTTATATGATCAAACCATATTCTAAGACATTAGATACTTTACAATTATCAATAGATACAAACGATCCATTTACATTATCATCAGTAAAACACACTAATCAGCTTAATCCAAAAAATTCTGAAATAACAAATCAATTTAATATAGATAATTTGATAGATCATCAAAAAAAATTAGACCAATCTTATCAAAAATTTTCTAAATCTATATCGTACAAGGATCATGTTTTAGAAGAAAAGCTTCCTTTTGAAAAAAGTATGATGAAAATACTTGAAAACAAACAAATGAATCTTGATAATGATTCTGATTTTCATTTTAATGAATTAAATTATGAGCAAGCATGTTATCTTGCAAATGTTAAAATTTTAGCAACGGCAGAAAAAATTTTTAATGAAATTATTGATTGTTATAGTTAA
- the rne gene encoding ribonuclease E, translating into MKRMLINATQQEELRVALVDGQRLYDLDIESAKSESKKSNIYKGKITRIEPSLEAVFIDYGEKKNGFLPLKDISQEYFPDQYISNLRVNIQEIVQVGQELIVQINKEERGKKGAALTTFISLAGSYLVLMPNSSKSSGISRRIEGNDRLLLKESLNLLIYPENMSLIIRTAGSGKSIESLQWDLSLRLEHWKKIQKIANTVKAPFLIHQESNIIFRAFRDYLRKDIGEILIDNPKIFKLAQEHINFLGRPDFANKIKLYTGDIPLFSYFQIETQINSAFQRKVRLPSGGSIMLDSTEALTAIDINSSRSKIGTDIESTAFNTNLEAVDEISRQLRLRDLGGLIVIDFIDMSPISHQRAIENRLREIAREDRARIQIGQISQFGLLEMSRQRLSSSLGESSYHICPRCTGTGTIRDSESLSLSILRLIEEEALKENTYEVRAIVPIEIACYLLNEKREAVYAIEKRQAGGKTIIIPSKKMKTPHYSVSRIKKNTSKSSMSYSIANIKKNTISKLLNKKIFTTKMKKKCNYTNFITFENVNKCKNKIDITEHKKSNYNQIHKNIFLKKKYQTNVSFIFKVIDWLKSSFSLKNILITSSIFNKNSRKNNIFLKEHNNRHIFNKNNFQKNKKFITSQICKNNITNIIYSNKLLKFLKKNEHYYLKQTYLFYEKRNIQFFKNKQCNISNQNNIFYNIKKKENIFDIYNLNRKNIHKKIIYPIILLNQYNHYVNNNSQLIQYFNFSNIVRNKLINHSFLYFSNIQYFLFKIALKFIFKSPSKTVLVKYPIMLLLDEIKSSINILYNQKINFSFLLAQKQNINNKHLSYVKKRINKNNLFKKYKKNKNINSKVISSKFLLNHKEKKIFILNKNNLFCNQSNINSNYKTQSSAPITKISEMFDLNPIHNILKFNSVMISLKCNKKFSAGVHAATNFSNSPVSTPKKNI; encoded by the coding sequence ATGAAAAGAATGTTAATTAATGCAACTCAGCAGGAAGAGTTGCGCGTGGCTTTAGTTGATGGTCAACGTTTATATGATCTTGATATAGAAAGTGCTAAATCTGAATCAAAAAAATCAAATATATATAAAGGAAAAATTACTCGCATAGAACCTAGTTTAGAAGCTGTTTTTATAGATTATGGTGAAAAAAAAAATGGATTTTTGCCATTAAAAGATATTTCTCAAGAGTATTTTCCTGATCAATATATTTCTAATTTACGTGTTAATATTCAAGAAATAGTACAAGTAGGACAAGAACTTATTGTACAAATAAATAAAGAAGAACGAGGAAAAAAAGGAGCTGCTTTAACGACTTTTATTAGTTTAGCTGGAAGTTATTTAGTGCTTATGCCAAATAGCTCTAAATCAAGTGGTATTTCAAGAAGAATTGAAGGTAATGATAGATTGTTATTAAAAGAATCATTAAATTTATTAATATATCCTGAAAATATGAGTTTAATTATCAGAACTGCTGGATCTGGAAAATCAATAGAATCATTACAATGGGATTTATCACTTCGATTAGAACATTGGAAAAAAATTCAAAAAATAGCAAATACAGTAAAAGCTCCTTTTTTAATTCACCAAGAAAGTAATATTATTTTTCGTGCATTTCGAGATTATTTACGTAAAGATATTGGAGAAATTTTAATTGATAATCCTAAAATATTTAAATTAGCACAAGAACATATTAATTTTTTAGGTAGGCCAGATTTTGCTAATAAAATTAAATTGTATACTGGAGATATTCCTCTTTTTAGTTATTTTCAGATTGAAACACAAATAAATTCGGCTTTTCAAAGAAAAGTCAGATTACCTTCTGGCGGTTCGATAATGCTTGATAGCACTGAAGCTTTAACAGCTATTGATATTAACTCGTCTCGTTCTAAAATTGGTACAGATATAGAATCGACAGCATTTAATACAAATCTTGAAGCGGTGGATGAAATTTCTCGTCAATTACGTTTACGAGATTTAGGGGGTTTAATAGTTATCGATTTTATTGATATGTCTCCTATTAGCCATCAAAGAGCTATTGAAAATAGATTACGTGAAATTGCTCGAGAAGATAGAGCAAGAATTCAAATTGGTCAAATTTCTCAATTTGGTTTGTTAGAAATGTCTAGACAAAGATTAAGTTCATCTTTAGGTGAATCTAGTTATCATATTTGTCCAAGATGCACAGGAACAGGTACTATTAGAGATAGTGAATCACTATCTTTATCAATTTTACGTTTAATTGAAGAAGAAGCTTTAAAAGAAAATACTTATGAAGTACGAGCTATTGTTCCTATAGAAATTGCTTGTTATTTATTAAATGAAAAACGTGAAGCAGTGTATGCAATTGAAAAACGTCAAGCTGGTGGAAAAACTATTATTATTCCTAGTAAAAAAATGAAAACTCCGCATTATTCTGTGTCAAGAATCAAAAAAAATACAAGTAAAAGTTCTATGAGCTATAGTATAGCTAACATAAAAAAAAATACAATTTCAAAATTGTTAAACAAAAAAATTTTTACAACAAAAATGAAGAAAAAATGTAATTATACTAATTTCATCACGTTTGAGAATGTAAATAAATGTAAAAATAAAATTGATATCACAGAACATAAAAAAAGTAATTATAATCAAATACATAAAAATATTTTTCTAAAAAAAAAATATCAAACCAATGTTAGTTTTATATTTAAAGTAATAGATTGGTTAAAAAGTTCATTTTCACTGAAAAATATATTAATTACAAGTAGTATCTTTAACAAAAATTCTCGTAAAAATAATATTTTTTTAAAAGAACATAATAATCGTCATATTTTTAACAAAAATAATTTTCAAAAAAATAAAAAATTTATTACATCACAAATATGTAAAAATAATATAACAAATATTATTTATAGCAATAAACTGCTTAAGTTTTTAAAAAAAAATGAACATTATTATTTAAAACAAACTTATTTATTTTATGAAAAACGTAATATACAATTTTTTAAAAATAAACAATGCAATATTAGTAATCAAAATAATATTTTTTATAATATTAAAAAAAAAGAGAATATATTTGACATATATAATTTAAATAGAAAAAATATACATAAAAAAATTATATATCCTATAATCTTATTAAATCAATATAATCATTATGTAAATAATAATTCTCAATTAATTCAATATTTTAATTTTTCTAATATTGTAAGAAATAAACTTATAAATCATAGTTTTTTATATTTTTCTAACATTCAATATTTTTTATTTAAAATTGCTTTAAAATTTATTTTTAAATCACCATCAAAGACAGTATTAGTAAAATATCCAATTATGCTATTATTAGATGAAATCAAATCATCAATTAATATACTTTATAATCAGAAAATAAATTTTTCTTTTTTATTAGCTCAGAAACAAAATATTAATAATAAACATTTGTCTTATGTTAAAAAAAGAATTAACAAAAATAATCTTTTTAAAAAATATAAAAAAAATAAAAATATTAATTCAAAAGTGATAAGTTCAAAATTTTTACTCAATCATAAGGAAAAAAAAATATTTATCTTAAACAAGAATAACTTATTTTGCAATCAATCTAATATAAATAGTAATTATAAAACTCAATCAAGCGCTCCGATTACTAAAATATCTGAAATGTTTGATTTAAATCCAATACACAATATACTGAAGTTTAATTCAGTTATGATAAGTTTAAAATGTAATAAAAAATTTTCTGCAGGTGTACATGCAGCAACAAATTTTTCTAATTCGCCTGTTTCAACGCCTAAAAAAAATATTTAA
- a CDS encoding RluA family pseudouridine synthase, producing MKYETIPISIIYINKNMINQRIDNFLFNKFKTVPKSMIYRIIRKGKIQINQKKIKPNYKLQIRDILKIPSIKIICHSNKKIIPLNKEKILMNSILYEDSDLLIINKPSGIAVHGGSGCSFGVIEYFRKFRPRDKYLELIHRIDRETSGILMLAKTRQSLLSMHQQLRDKKIKKEYIALVHGLWPDNIKKISEPILKIKFKNNQKKVLIHQHGKPAITNVYIKKQFSNSTLLSIFPKTGRTHQIRAHTLHVGHPIFFDKRYGKSDLDMNIKNSINICRLLLHAYKIHFVHPKHGHNMFVTAPIDISFKNYLNNMI from the coding sequence ATGAAATATGAAACTATACCTATATCTATTATATATATTAATAAAAATATGATAAATCAAAGAATAGATAATTTTTTATTTAATAAATTTAAAACCGTTCCTAAAAGTATGATTTATCGTATTATTAGAAAAGGAAAGATTCAAATTAATCAAAAAAAAATAAAACCAAATTATAAATTACAAATTAGAGATATCTTAAAAATTCCATCAATAAAAATTATATGTCATTCAAACAAAAAAATTATTCCCTTGAATAAAGAAAAAATTTTGATGAATAGCATTTTATATGAAGATAGTGATTTATTAATTATTAACAAACCTTCAGGAATAGCAGTTCATGGTGGAAGTGGATGTAGTTTTGGTGTTATAGAATATTTTAGAAAATTTCGCCCAAGAGATAAATATCTTGAACTTATACATCGTATTGATCGTGAAACATCAGGAATTTTAATGTTAGCAAAAACACGTCAATCTTTATTATCAATGCATCAACAATTAAGAGACAAAAAAATAAAAAAAGAATATATAGCATTAGTGCATGGTTTATGGCCTGATAATATAAAAAAAATTTCAGAACCTATTTTAAAAATAAAATTTAAAAATAATCAAAAAAAAGTTTTAATTCATCAACATGGCAAACCCGCAATAACTAATGTCTATATTAAAAAACAATTTTCTAATTCAACATTATTATCTATTTTTCCTAAAACTGGAAGAACACATCAAATTCGTGCACATACTTTGCATGTAGGGCATCCAATATTTTTTGATAAACGTTATGGCAAAAGTGATTTAGATATGAACATTAAAAATAGTATTAATATTTGTAGATTATTACTTCATGCTTATAAAATTCATTTTGTTCATCCAAAACATGGTCATAACATGTTTGTTACTGCTCCAATAGATATAAGTTTTAAAAATTATTTAAATAATATGATATAG
- the rpmF gene encoding 50S ribosomal protein L32, translating to MAVQKHKPTRSKRGMRRSHDSLLEPTLSKDKFSDEVHVRHHITPKRYYKGKKVI from the coding sequence ATGGCAGTACAAAAACATAAACCTACTCGTTCTAAAAGAGGAATGAGACGCTCTCATGACTCTTTATTAGAACCTACTTTATCTAAAGATAAATTTTCTGATGAAGTACATGTTAGACATCATATTACTCCAAAAAGATATTATAAAGGAAAAAAGGTTATTTAA